In Onychostoma macrolepis isolate SWU-2019 chromosome 06, ASM1243209v1, whole genome shotgun sequence, one DNA window encodes the following:
- the aamp gene encoding angio-associated migratory cell protein has product MMDNPEEDSLNLHEDEEIIEVIDLNDTELTAEDLAEELEDVDFAEAGDADDDGWETEDEMESEQDDSDLTFSKHTGSVFCVSLDPVTNGLAVTGGEDDRAFVWSVSDGDVLFECTGHKDSVTCAAFSCDSKLVVSGDMSGLIKVWKVEDKEEIWSFEVGDLEWLEWHPCAPVLLAGAADGNVWMWKIPSGECKTFQGPGCQATSGKILPDGKRAVVGYEDGSLRLWDLKQGNAVYVIKGHDGHQGALTSIACNKEGTLALTGSVDGQAKLINTSTGKVLCSLSNENSEAKDSMQEQDSNSVESVGFCNVLPLVAVAYLDGTLAIYDMNSQSLRHRCKHEVGVVHLQWEEASAVISTCNLAGVVTLWDARSGVMMSEYRGHSAEILDFVLNRDASVAITAGGDHKAKVFCLQRPDR; this is encoded by the exons ATGATGGATAATCCTGAGGAAGACTCGCTGAACCTGCACGAAGATGAAGAAATCATCGAGGTTATTGATCTCAATGACACAGAACTGACCgcag AGGATCTGGCGGAGGAGCTGGAGGATGTAGACTTCGCTGAGGCGGGGGATGCGGATGATGATGGATGGGAGACGGAGGATGAGATGGAGTCCGAGCAGGACGACAGTGACCTGACCTTCTCCAAACACACAG GTTCTGTCTTTTGTGTTAGTCTGGACCCAGTGACCAACGGCCTCGCTGTCACCGGCGGAGAGGACGACAGGGCGTTCGTGTGGAGCGTGTCTGATGGAGACGTGCTGTTTGAATGCACGG GTCACAAGGATTCTGTCACATGCGCCGCGTTCAGCTGCGACTCCAAGCTGGTGGTGTCTGGTGATATGAGCGGTCTCATTAAGGTCTGGAAAGTGGAGGACAAGGAGGAAATCTGGTCTTTTGAAGTTGGAGACCTGGAA TGGTTGGAGTGGCACCCCTGTGCTCCGGTTCTGCTGGCCGGAGCGGCTGATGGGAACGTCTGGATGTGGAAGATCCCGAGCGGAGAGTGCAAGACGTTTCAAGGGCCCGGCTGCCAGGCGACCAGCGGCAAGATCCTTCCTGACG GAAAGAGAGCAGTTGTGGGCTACGAGGACGGAAGTTTACGTCTGTGGGACTTAAAACAAGGCAATGCCGTTTATGTCATCAAAG GTCATGATGGTCATCAGGGAGCGCTGACCTCTATAGCGTGTAATAAAGAGGGAACGCTGGCTCTGACCGGGTCAGTGGATGGTCAGGCTAAACTCATCAACACATCCACAGGGAAG gTGTTATGCTCGTTGTCCAATGAAAACAGTGAAGCAAAAGACTCTATGCAGGAGCAGGATTCCAACTCTGTAGAATCGGTGGGATTTTGTAATGT GTTACCTCTAGTTGCTGTTGCATATCTGGACGGCACCCTGGCCATTTATGATATGAATTCACAGAGCCTCAGACATCGGTGTAAACATGAG gtGGGTGTAGTGCACCTGCAGTGGGAGGAGGCGTCTGCGGTCATCTCCACCTGTAATCTGGCCGGTGTGGTCACTCTGTGGGACGCGAGGTCAGGAGTCATGATGTCCGAGTACCGCGGACACTCGGCTGAGATCCTCGACTTTGTGCTGAACAG AGACGCGTCAGTCGCCATCACCGCCGGAGGAGACCATAAAGCCAAAGTGTTCTGCTTGCAGAGACCCGACCGGTAG
- the LOC131542542 gene encoding uncharacterized protein LOC131542542, which produces MIYLFDPCLFSDHAFVIKAWSETSCLVGSVTEYSATQGSSGFLSGHLPGMDAAILLLAFKQGTRSLEGCITEYLALANGSELPDAFTVGVAEERDTALTCWMAATLEQTHKVAATAELLLQNATTPRHVIAVSHEPSQVTVDVKEPSQVMIDLCESSQAAVDLHESNQVAADLHELSPVRVDLHVSSHVTSQLIVQSHVTSQLIVRSLVTSLPSHPDIQGPSPCCGFLIRCGALLICRGGLLPCLLRTGGLLLCLLRHGGQLSRSGGLLLHRASPLLHLLRPGGHLLHPGFLFCLGAWLYLSPRSFHFHVDLALRPSPCSASAPPPSWIV; this is translated from the exons ATGATATACCTGTTTGACCCTTGCTTGTTTTCTGACCACGCCTTTGTAATAAAGGCGTGGTCAGAAACGTCTTGTCTCGTTGGctccgttacagaatactcggccacacaaggatccagcggctttttaAGTGGACATTTGCCAGGTATGGACGCAGCGATCCTGTTGCTAGCCTTCAAGCAGGGCACACGATCACTTGAGGGTTGCATTACGGAATATTTGGCTTTGGCTAATGGCTCAGAATTACCGGACG CTTTCACTGTGGGTGTTGCggaggaacgcgacaccgcACTCACTTGTTGGATGGCAGCCACACTGGAGCAGACTCACAAAGTGGCGGCGACAGCGGAGCTCCTTTTGCAAAATgcaacaacaccccgtcatgtcattgcGGTCAgtcatgagccaagtcaagtcacagttgatgttaaaGAGCCAAGTCAAGTTATGATTGATCTTTGTGAATCCAGTCAAGCTGCcgttgatcttcacgagtcaaaccaagtcgcagctgatcttcacgagttaAGCCCAGTCAGAGTTGATCTTCACGTGtcgagtcacgtcacgtctcagctgatcgtccagagtcacgtcacgtctcagctgatcgtccGGAGTCTTGTGACGTCCCTTCCATCACACCCAGATATTCAAG gtcccagtccctgctgtgggttcctgatccgttgTGGTGCTCTCCTGATCTGCCGTGGGGGTCTTCTGCCCTGTCTGCTCCGAACTGGTGGGCTtctgctctgtctgctccgccATGGAGGTCAGCTGTctcgctctggtggtcttctgctccaccgtgCCAGTCCTCTGCTTCATCTGCTCAGGCCTGGTGGTCATCTGCTCCACCCTGGCTTCCTGTTCTGCCTTGGTGCTTGGCTCTACCTCAGTCCTCGGTCTTTCCACTTCCATgtggacctggccctccgtccctccccctgttccgcctccgctccaccaccctcctggatagtatag